ACTCAAAATAGATAGGGCTGCCTGCTGTTTTTTTGTTTTAGGCATGTTTTTAGCAGCATTCACGATTCACCATTTCAGTCTATTTGCCTAAGAATTCACTCCTCATTTATGGCATCTGCTCAATGCTGTTTTTTAATGCGAATAAAAAAGCCCTCAATCGTGAGGGCTTTTAAATTTAGGATGAATAGTGATTAACCATTACGTTTCGCAAAGTCATCCATAAAATTCACTAATGCCTGCACACCCGCAAGTGGAACAGCATTGTAGATACTCGCACGCATGCCGCCCACAGAACGGTGACCCGCCAAGTTCAATAAATGGTTTTCTTCCGCTTCTTTCAGGAACAATTTTTCCAGATTGGCATCTGCCAAGGTAAATGGCACATTCATGATTGAACGGTTGGCTTCTGCAATCGGGTTCGCATAGAAGTCACTAGAATCAATATAGCCATAAAGTAATTTGGCTTTTTCCAGATTCACCTGATGAATCGCGTCTACACCACCTTGTTCAAGCAACCATTCAAATACCAGGCCAGACAGATACCAAGCATAGGTTGATGGTGTATTGACCATTGAACCATTCTTCGCTTGTGATGAATATTTCAAAATGCTTGGAATTTCAGGTTTTGCCTGATCCAGCAAATCTTCACGCACAATCACCAAAGTTAGACCTGCTGGGCCAATATTTTTTTGTGCGCCCGCATAGATCAAGCCAAATTTAGATACATCTAAAGGTGCAGACAAAATGCTTGAAGACAGGTCAGAAACCAATGGCGCTTCAACTTCAGGAATACCTGCAAATTGCAGACCACCAATCGTCTCATTGTCCGCATAATGCACATAAGCGGCATCTTTAGACAAATTCCACTGGCTTTGTTCTGTAATCGCCAATTTACCATCGACTTTGGTACCCGCTTCGATGACATTGATGTCACCATAACGCTGTGCTTCTTTGAGCGCTTTTTCTGACCAAATTCCGGTATGAATATAATCTGCTTTGCTGTTTTTACCGAGCAAATTTAAAGGAATGGCTGAAAACTGTAGAGATGCTCCGCCTTGTAAGAATAGCACTTTGTAGTTTTCAGGAATGTTCATCAGCTTACGCAGATCCGCCTCAGCTTTTTCTGCAACCGCGACATAGTCTGCACTACGGTGGCTCATCTCCATAATCGAGAGGCCTTTACCGTGCCAGTCGAGCAGCTCTTGTTGAGCTTTTTCTAACACAGCAGTGGGTAATGCGGCAGGGCCAGCACAGAAATTGTACGCGCGCATGATCTTTCCTTCATGAGATGAAACAAATTTTTTGGCATTTAATCACAGAATGAGTTTTCTTGCAGTATATTCGGACGGAAATATTTCAATGCTGATGCTGAATTAAAATCATCTTGCCAATAATGCTGAATTGAAAGGTTCACAAATTCACGGTGCCCTTTTCATCCAGGTTCGTTTTATTTCCCTTCAATGGCCAAATCCCAATTAAGATTCGATATAT
This portion of the Acinetobacter sp. GSS19 genome encodes:
- the serC gene encoding 3-phosphoserine/phosphohydroxythreonine transaminase; amino-acid sequence: MRAYNFCAGPAALPTAVLEKAQQELLDWHGKGLSIMEMSHRSADYVAVAEKAEADLRKLMNIPENYKVLFLQGGASLQFSAIPLNLLGKNSKADYIHTGIWSEKALKEAQRYGDINVIEAGTKVDGKLAITEQSQWNLSKDAAYVHYADNETIGGLQFAGIPEVEAPLVSDLSSSILSAPLDVSKFGLIYAGAQKNIGPAGLTLVIVREDLLDQAKPEIPSILKYSSQAKNGSMVNTPSTYAWYLSGLVFEWLLEQGGVDAIHQVNLEKAKLLYGYIDSSDFYANPIAEANRSIMNVPFTLADANLEKLFLKEAEENHLLNLAGHRSVGGMRASIYNAVPLAGVQALVNFMDDFAKRNG